The Halorhabdus sp. BNX81 genome includes a region encoding these proteins:
- a CDS encoding glycosyltransferase family 4 protein, translating to MVPKVLMLGWGFPPNVSGGLDTAVGELFEQFQPRDDVEIELVLPAEYAPDRDGIHGVPTGEGDVADRINRLAGEFADRAADADIVHTHDWFGYGPASRAASTHDVEWVTTFHSLTSDRNRNPPDREIRTEQRIVEGADHLIAVSEVLRRSVREQYDGDPQVIYNGFSSVETTGRDIAAELGIDGQMLFFVGRHTHQKGIEHLVYALDRLDAEEVTLVIGGTGHLTDRLKRFVEILGIEAMVEFVGYVPEAELGDYYASADVFVSPSLSEPFGITIVESLSVGTRVVACESGAAEILPEGCIVEVEPNSRSIANGIRRALDAGPLPAYEERTWDTVADEHIEFYHDILDA from the coding sequence ATGGTACCGAAGGTGCTGATGCTCGGCTGGGGGTTCCCGCCGAACGTGAGCGGCGGTCTCGACACGGCTGTCGGGGAACTGTTCGAGCAGTTCCAACCCCGCGACGATGTCGAGATCGAACTCGTGCTGCCGGCCGAGTACGCGCCGGATCGCGACGGGATCCACGGCGTCCCGACGGGAGAGGGCGACGTCGCGGATCGGATCAACCGACTCGCAGGCGAGTTCGCCGACCGCGCCGCTGACGCCGACATCGTCCACACTCACGACTGGTTCGGCTACGGACCGGCGTCCCGGGCCGCGAGTACCCACGACGTCGAGTGGGTGACGACGTTTCATTCACTGACGTCCGACCGAAATCGAAATCCCCCTGATCGGGAAATTCGAACCGAACAGCGCATCGTCGAGGGGGCGGATCACCTCATCGCCGTGAGCGAGGTCCTCCGTCGGTCAGTCCGCGAACAGTACGACGGCGACCCGCAGGTGATCTACAACGGCTTCTCCTCGGTCGAGACGACCGGCCGCGATATCGCCGCCGAGCTGGGGATCGACGGACAGATGCTATTTTTCGTGGGGCGACATACCCACCAGAAGGGGATCGAACATCTCGTCTACGCGCTTGACCGACTCGACGCCGAGGAGGTCACCCTCGTCATCGGCGGCACCGGGCACTTGACCGATCGCCTCAAGCGCTTCGTCGAGATCCTGGGGATCGAGGCGATGGTCGAGTTCGTCGGCTACGTACCCGAGGCCGAACTGGGTGATTACTACGCGAGTGCGGATGTCTTCGTCTCGCCGTCGCTGTCGGAGCCCTTCGGTATCACCATCGTCGAATCCCTCTCTGTCGGGACCCGGGTCGTCGCCTGCGAGTCGGGGGCGGCCGAGATCCTGCCCGAGGGGTGTATCGTCGAGGTCGAACCGAACTCCCGTTCGATCGCGAACGGAATCAGACGCGCGCTCGACGCCGGCCCCCTCCCCGCCTACGAGGAGCGGACCTGGGACACCGTCGCCGACGAGCACATCGAGTTCTATCACGATATCCTCGACGCGTAG
- the malA gene encoding alpha-amylase MalA, with product MHHPGPPRFVAVGEAIELAPRDPDPDAAYAWTVANRPDGSTVTVGDAAVEHLEPDVEGTYVVHLSAPDGGHELTVRAFGSSRAPATGGESGVSAGQSGFESGEGASGRSGVSRGSGSGGVSVPTGDGGRPRVRLEPAIEGAQAVVRATPIPHPDGTETPSDLDVEFLLDDRDAVGRDAVAIADTELRVPLAGIGDRLRVHAVSVGDTGYSVPDAVEFARGEATGTAVSSAGDVSASHLYDPPAWAEDAVIYEIYVRTFAGQNADDDGEGAGSDERSAFDAIIDRLDHIESLGVNTLWLTPVLENDHAPHGYNITDFFSIAADLGTRSDYERLVEAAHDRGIAVLFDLVCNHSARTHPHFQAAVADPDSEYHEWYEWRGPGEPETYFEWEHIANFDFTHLPVRRHLLDAIDQWAPLVDGFRIDMAWAVPNTFWREVHDRAKAIDDDFLLLDETIPYIPDFQGGCFDMHFDSTTYAALRRVGNGAPAEEILDAVDERAEIGFPPHAGFMLYAENHDETRYIVECGRAAAAAAAGALFTLPGAPMLYAGQEFGQRGKRDDLAWDHTDEALQSFVRQLATTRREEPALGPEGDFKRVEYDIKDGDADRVVAFGRVHTDDAVAVVLHFGSGTATVALPAATGTRDAVSGRSIGTAGGLTVDTVAVIPADPDTVLA from the coding sequence ATGCACCACCCTGGCCCACCTCGCTTCGTCGCCGTTGGCGAGGCGATCGAACTCGCCCCCCGCGATCCCGACCCGGATGCGGCCTACGCCTGGACGGTAGCGAACCGACCGGACGGATCGACAGTAACCGTCGGTGACGCCGCCGTCGAGCACCTCGAACCCGACGTGGAAGGGACCTACGTCGTCCACCTCTCGGCACCGGACGGCGGCCACGAACTCACCGTTCGTGCGTTCGGTTCGTCACGCGCGCCGGCGACCGGGGGCGAATCAGGCGTTTCGGCCGGCCAAAGCGGCTTCGAGAGCGGCGAGGGCGCCAGCGGCCGGTCGGGCGTGAGCAGGGGGTCCGGGAGTGGCGGCGTCTCGGTCCCGACTGGCGACGGCGGCCGACCGCGCGTTCGGCTCGAACCCGCCATCGAGGGCGCACAAGCCGTCGTCCGGGCCACGCCGATCCCCCATCCCGACGGGACGGAAACGCCGTCCGATCTCGACGTGGAGTTTCTGCTCGACGATCGGGACGCCGTCGGCCGGGATGCGGTCGCCATCGCGGACACCGAACTCCGAGTTCCCCTGGCTGGAATCGGCGATCGACTCCGGGTGCACGCTGTTTCGGTCGGGGACACCGGCTACAGCGTCCCCGACGCCGTCGAGTTCGCGCGCGGCGAGGCGACGGGAACGGCGGTGAGTTCGGCTGGCGATGTCTCCGCGAGCCATCTGTACGATCCGCCGGCGTGGGCCGAAGACGCGGTCATCTATGAGATCTACGTCCGAACCTTCGCGGGCCAGAACGCGGACGATGACGGGGAGGGTGCTGGAAGCGACGAGCGGTCCGCGTTCGACGCGATCATCGATCGCCTGGACCACATCGAGTCGCTGGGCGTCAATACGTTGTGGCTGACGCCAGTCCTGGAGAACGATCACGCGCCCCACGGGTACAACATCACGGATTTCTTCTCGATCGCCGCGGATCTGGGGACACGGTCGGACTACGAGCGGTTGGTCGAAGCGGCCCACGACCGCGGGATCGCGGTGTTGTTCGACCTCGTGTGCAACCACTCGGCGCGGACTCATCCCCACTTCCAGGCGGCCGTCGCCGATCCCGACAGCGAGTATCACGAGTGGTACGAGTGGCGCGGCCCCGGCGAGCCAGAGACGTACTTCGAGTGGGAACACATCGCGAACTTCGATTTCACCCACCTGCCGGTCCGCCGGCACCTCCTTGACGCGATCGATCAGTGGGCACCGCTGGTCGATGGCTTCCGGATCGACATGGCGTGGGCCGTCCCGAACACCTTCTGGCGGGAGGTCCACGACCGGGCGAAGGCGATCGACGACGACTTCCTGCTACTCGACGAGACGATCCCGTACATCCCGGATTTCCAGGGCGGGTGTTTCGACATGCACTTCGACTCGACGACCTACGCCGCTCTCCGACGAGTCGGGAACGGCGCGCCGGCGGAAGAGATCCTCGACGCCGTCGACGAGCGTGCGGAGATCGGATTCCCACCCCACGCCGGCTTCATGCTCTATGCCGAAAACCACGACGAGACGCGCTACATCGTCGAGTGTGGCCGGGCGGCCGCCGCAGCCGCCGCGGGCGCACTCTTTACGCTTCCCGGGGCACCGATGCTGTACGCCGGCCAGGAGTTCGGCCAGCGCGGCAAGCGCGACGACCTCGCCTGGGATCACACCGACGAGGCGCTGCAATCGTTCGTCCGGCAGTTGGCGACGACCCGCCGTGAGGAACCGGCACTCGGCCCCGAGGGGGACTTCAAGCGAGTCGAGTACGACATCAAGGATGGCGACGCTGATCGTGTCGTCGCGTTCGGACGCGTCCATACCGACGACGCGGTCGCCGTCGTGTTGCACTTTGGCTCCGGGACAGCGACAGTTGCCCTGCCAGCGGCCACCGGGACACGCGACGCCGTCTCCGGACGGTCGATCGGGACAGCCGGGGGGCTGACGGTCGACACCGTCGCCGTGATCCCGGCGGACCCGGACACAGTCCTGGCGTAA
- a CDS encoding NDP-sugar synthase gives MDAVVLAGGFATRLWPITRNRPKMFLPIGDTTVIDRIFRELEADDRIEDVYVSTNEEFAEEFRNHLADSPFEKPRVSVEEARAEDEKFGVVGALGELVEREGIDSDTLVIAGDNLISFDISAFVDAFEANDGPTLAAYDVGDLESATQYGVIDVEDDRVVAFQEKPDDPASTLVSIACYAFPAETVGLFDTYLSGDNNPDEPGWFIQWLIEREPVYAFPFEGAWFDIGTPEGYLDAVAWYLDGGTLVHPDATVEGSDLGENVHVMEGATVVNSKLEQSVVFPDASLERCRIISSLIDEETELEDVNLSNAQIGAHTSLTQTPPDPWVWEQHRDSE, from the coding sequence ATGGATGCCGTTGTACTTGCCGGCGGGTTCGCGACACGACTGTGGCCGATCACCCGGAACCGGCCGAAGATGTTCCTGCCGATCGGCGACACGACGGTGATCGATCGCATCTTCCGGGAACTCGAAGCCGACGACCGCATCGAGGACGTCTACGTCTCGACCAACGAGGAGTTCGCCGAGGAGTTCCGCAACCACCTGGCCGACTCGCCCTTCGAGAAGCCACGCGTCTCCGTCGAGGAGGCCCGCGCGGAGGACGAAAAGTTCGGTGTCGTCGGGGCGCTTGGCGAACTCGTCGAGCGCGAGGGCATCGACAGCGACACGCTGGTGATCGCCGGGGACAACCTGATCAGCTTCGACATCTCGGCGTTCGTCGACGCCTTCGAGGCCAACGACGGGCCGACGCTGGCCGCCTACGACGTCGGCGACCTGGAGAGCGCAACCCAGTACGGCGTGATCGACGTCGAGGACGACCGCGTCGTCGCGTTCCAGGAGAAACCCGACGATCCGGCGAGCACCCTCGTCTCGATCGCGTGCTATGCCTTCCCCGCCGAGACGGTGGGACTCTTCGATACGTATCTCTCGGGCGATAACAATCCCGACGAACCCGGTTGGTTCATTCAGTGGCTCATCGAGCGCGAACCGGTGTACGCGTTCCCCTTCGAGGGGGCATGGTTCGACATCGGGACGCCGGAGGGCTATCTCGACGCCGTCGCGTGGTATCTCGACGGTGGGACGCTCGTCCATCCCGACGCGACGGTCGAGGGGTCGGACCTCGGGGAGAACGTCCACGTCATGGAGGGCGCGACGGTCGTCAACTCGAAACTCGAACAGTCGGTCGTTTTCCCGGACGCATCCCTCGAACGCTGCCGGATCATCTCCTCGCTCATCGACGAGGAAACCGAGCTCGAAGACGTCAACCTCTCGAACGCCCAGATCGGTGCCCACACCTCGCTCACCCAGACGCCACCCGACCCCTGGGTGTGGGAACAGCACCGCGACTCGGAGTGA
- the malQ gene encoding 4-alpha-glucanotransferase, whose amino-acid sequence MWAFEPSVMFDRQSGVFLHLTSLPGPHGIGDLGAGARTFLDVLERAEQSLWQFCPVTPTVGVHGHSPYASPSAFAGNPLLVDLTALVDRGWLGANAIEDPPADPHTVHYDDVAAFKRDRLRMAFEGFEADASEDARAAFDAFRERESTWLEEYTVFAALKAAHDGAPWVEWPADLAGRDAGALAAARENHADAIRYHAFVQWIFDEQWRDLRAAADERGISLVGDLPIYVAWDSADVWANPGAFQLDEAGQPTAVAGVPPNPGDDGQRWGNPVYDWETLRADEYGWWRHRLDRLLSLVDIARIDHFKAFDEYWAIPADADDPAAGEWQPGPGADFFETVRAELGELPFIVEDLGFLDERMVSLRDQFEFPGMRVPHYADWCQEGHRYKPTVYPEHCVAYTSTHDTDTAVGFYETLPADQRECLEYALATDGEGIAWDLIEAVWHSEATLALTTVPDLLERDSEARLNRPGTDEGNWTWRVSADELDGDFVDRLASITRTALR is encoded by the coding sequence GTGTGGGCCTTCGAACCGTCGGTCATGTTCGATCGGCAAAGCGGTGTGTTCCTGCATCTCACCTCACTCCCCGGCCCGCACGGCATCGGCGACCTCGGTGCTGGTGCCCGGACGTTTCTGGACGTGCTTGAGCGCGCCGAACAGTCGCTGTGGCAGTTCTGTCCCGTAACGCCGACGGTGGGGGTGCACGGCCACTCGCCATACGCTTCGCCGTCGGCGTTCGCCGGGAACCCGCTGCTCGTCGACCTGACCGCCCTCGTCGATCGCGGCTGGCTTGGGGCGAATGCGATCGAAGATCCGCCGGCCGATCCCCACACGGTTCACTACGACGACGTGGCTGCTTTCAAGCGTGACCGGCTCCGCATGGCTTTCGAAGGGTTCGAGGCGGACGCAAGCGAGGACGCGCGGGCGGCCTTCGACGCGTTCCGGGAGCGCGAATCGACGTGGCTCGAAGAGTACACCGTGTTCGCGGCGCTGAAAGCGGCCCACGACGGGGCACCCTGGGTCGAGTGGCCGGCTGACCTCGCCGGACGCGACGCTGGGGCACTCGCCGCCGCGCGCGAGAACCACGCCGACGCGATCCGGTATCACGCTTTCGTCCAGTGGATTTTCGACGAGCAGTGGCGTGACCTCCGGGCCGCGGCCGATGAGCGCGGTATCTCGCTGGTCGGCGACCTCCCGATCTACGTCGCCTGGGATTCGGCGGATGTCTGGGCGAATCCGGGGGCCTTTCAACTCGACGAGGCGGGACAGCCGACTGCGGTGGCGGGCGTGCCGCCGAATCCCGGCGACGACGGCCAGCGGTGGGGCAACCCGGTTTACGACTGGGAGACACTCCGGGCCGACGAGTACGGCTGGTGGCGGCATCGACTGGATCGGCTGCTCTCCCTGGTGGACATCGCCCGGATCGACCACTTCAAGGCCTTCGACGAGTACTGGGCGATTCCGGCTGACGCCGATGATCCGGCAGCCGGCGAGTGGCAACCCGGTCCCGGCGCGGACTTCTTCGAGACAGTCCGTGCGGAACTGGGTGAGTTGCCGTTCATCGTCGAGGATCTGGGCTTTCTCGACGAACGTATGGTCTCCCTCCGGGATCAATTCGAGTTCCCTGGTATGCGCGTGCCTCACTACGCCGACTGGTGTCAGGAAGGCCATCGCTACAAGCCGACCGTCTACCCGGAGCACTGCGTCGCCTACACGTCGACCCACGACACGGACACCGCTGTCGGCTTCTACGAGACCCTCCCGGCCGACCAGCGCGAATGTCTGGAGTACGCACTGGCGACCGACGGCGAGGGGATCGCCTGGGACCTGATCGAGGCCGTCTGGCACTCCGAGGCGACACTGGCGCTGACAACCGTTCCGGACCTTCTCGAACGGGACAGCGAGGCGCGACTGAACCGCCCCGGGACCGACGAGGGCAACTGGACGTGGCGGGTGAGTGCCGACGAACTCGACGGGGATTTCGTCGACCGCCTGGCGTCGATCACCCGGACGGCTCTCCGCTAG